The following DNA comes from Lentibacillus sp. Marseille-P4043.
CGGTGGATCGCATTTTTTATGACCGGTATGTTACAACCCTCCTTGACGTTGCAACTGAGCAAATCGGTGCAGTGCATGTCCAAGAACAACTTGGCTTTACTGGAAAAGATGTCACGGTTGCTGTAATTGATACTGGAATTCATCCCCACACCGATTTAACAAAACCTACTAATCGATTGATTGCTTTTAAAGATTTTATAAATGAACAAGAAGAACCTTACGATGATAATGGCCATGGAACACATTGTGCTGGAGATGTTGCTGGAAATGCTTTTCAATCAGAGGGTAAATATGTTGGCCCTGCCCCTGAAGCATCTATTATAGGTGTAAAAGTTTTGGACCAAGCTGGTGGGGGTAGGTTGTCAACGATCATGAAAGGGATTGAATGGTGTATCAAACATAAAGAAGAACACGCTATTCGAATCATTTCCCTTTCCTTAGGTGCCCAAGCATACGAATCCTACCGTGATGATCCATTAGCATTAGCTGCCCAAAAGGCATGGCACCATGGTATTGTGGTTTGTGCAGCTGCTGGAAACAGTGGGCCAAAACCGAAGACAATCAGTACACCTGCAATCAATCCATTTATCATTACTGTAGGATCAACAGCTGATCAAAATAGTGTGACCCGAACGGATGATGAAATTGCTGATTATTCAAGTCGCGGACCGACGATTGACTCCCTAATCAAACCAGATATTTATTCACCTGGATCAGATATCATTTCACTCTTAGCACCAGATTCAAATCTAGAAAAGCAATTACCGGAACAGATTATTGACGAGCATTATTTACAATTATCTGGTACATCGATGGCAACACCGATATGTGCAGGCGTCATTGCCTTAATGTTAGAGGCGAATCCTCGACTGAGCCCCAATGATGTTAAAAGTATTCTGCAGACAACAGCACAACCAATGCTTGATGACCATTGGGGATATATACAGGCACAGAATGCAGTAACGATGGCCCAAAATTATTTTCATTATCAACAGCGTGTATCGGAAGCTAAGTAATATTTCCTTACTACAACGAGTTGACTTACTATAATAAATTTAAAGAAGCTGTTACCAAAAGGATGTACGCCTTTAGGGAACAGCTTTTTTATATCGACTATACGCATTTTGCTAATCAATCTTTAAACTATTAATTACCGGCAACAAGCCTTCAAGATCTGCTATTTCAAAATCCGGAGTCACTTCCTGCTGCTTTTTTTTAGTGCGATTCACCCAAACAGAAGTAATCCCTGCTCGAGATGCCCCAAGAATGTCCGTCATGAGGTTATCCCCAACCATCACTGCTTCGCTCTTCTGAACAGAAAGTAGTTTCAATGCATGTTCGAAAATTGCCGGGTCCGGTTTTCCTTTTCCAAAAGCTCCTGATACAACAATACAGTCAAAATATGGTGCCAGTTTTGGTGTCAAATCAAGCTTGGTTTGTTGTAAATCAGGAGAACCGTTTGTCAATAACAGTAATTGATAGTCCGCCTTCAACTGATCCAGTACACGAAATGTATCATCAAAAACAAATGGCATTTGCTTGCGCATCCTTGGAAATGTTTCCGCTAGTTCATAACTTAATTGGGAATCATCAATACCAGCGTCTTTCAACCCCAATGTCCAAGCTTCTTTTCGATATTCAGGAGCAAGTTCTTTCAGCTTGCGAAAGGATTCGCCTTCGTCTATAAAATTTCCCCATAACCCTTCGAAAGGATTAATACCAATTTTCTGGGTAAAGTCGTAGGTATTATAAGAGGCGTACAGCCGCCGAGCATTTTCCCTCACCTTTTCCTCTAACACAATCGGATTGAGAGAATATTTATCTAGAACCTGTTCACAAGTAGCTCTAAATGCCTCATTAACACTTTTATTATCCCATAGCAACGTGTCATCCAGATCAAACAAAATCGCTTTTATCATTTTTTATCTTCCTCTCACATACAATCCTTTTTCATTGATTCGACAAATAAGGAATGATTTCCTCTATTCGCTTCATTTTAGAATACAAGAGGAAATAAGTCTGTTGAAACTCTTTGGATCAATAAACATGTTTTAGGAAAGGAGGAAATTAAACATATGCATGCTGAAAATATGGAAGCCTCTCCAACACTCGCGGCAATCATTGAGGATTTTGAAAAAAGAGGGCTTGAAAGAGGGCTTGAAAAAGGTTTAAAGAAAGGCAAAAAGGAAGGCTATAAAGAAGCTATGAACACCTTCGCAAAAAAGTTAATACATGATGCTTTTCCTGATGAAAAGATTGAAAAATTAACAGAGTTACTACAAGAGGATAATGGGTTGTTAAGAAAATCACAAAAATGAATTCAAAATGAAGCTGGCAATTGACAACCGGCTTCATTTTTTAGTTTCATCCATAAAGCGAAACTTCATTATATGGGAGTTCATAACGCACAGGACCTCCGTCCGCTGTATCCAGCTGCTCCTTTTACATGGGACAATCAGTTACTGTGCCGTATAACCACCATCTAACAAAACAGCCTGACCTGTCACACCTTTCGCTTTATCACTTGTCAAATACATCGTATAATCTGCAATTTCTTGTACTTCCAACAATCGTTTCTGTGGGACTAATGGATAAATAACTTCTTCTAACACCTTTTCAAGTGAAACATTTCGACTATTCGCTAGGTCTTCAAGCTGATTCCTCACAAGTGGTGTATCCACATATCCCGGACACATCGCATTAACTGTTATTCCGTCTTCGGCCCCTTCCAAAGCTGCTACTTTAGTTAGACCAATTAGTCCGTGTTTTGCACTGTTATAAGCTGCTTTGCCAGCAAAACCGATAACTCCATTAATCGATGCCATATTGATAATTCGTCCATACCCTTGTTTTTTCATAATTGGAAAAGCATGTTTAATTGCTGTG
Coding sequences within:
- a CDS encoding S8 family peptidase, whose protein sequence is MSNRKRVWFEEAGRKLDPGLVEQLHQKRKEDPYETSNEGIPVIVFTRTTEKNKKNDLLKACQQDTNNKVDSESEIDNTVCGYMTPKMIRQIKDHEAVDRIFYDRYVTTLLDVATEQIGAVHVQEQLGFTGKDVTVAVIDTGIHPHTDLTKPTNRLIAFKDFINEQEEPYDDNGHGTHCAGDVAGNAFQSEGKYVGPAPEASIIGVKVLDQAGGGRLSTIMKGIEWCIKHKEEHAIRIISLSLGAQAYESYRDDPLALAAQKAWHHGIVVCAAAGNSGPKPKTISTPAINPFIITVGSTADQNSVTRTDDEIADYSSRGPTIDSLIKPDIYSPGSDIISLLAPDSNLEKQLPEQIIDEHYLQLSGTSMATPICAGVIALMLEANPRLSPNDVKSILQTTAQPMLDDHWGYIQAQNAVTMAQNYFHYQQRVSEAK
- a CDS encoding HAD family hydrolase, producing MIKAILFDLDDTLLWDNKSVNEAFRATCEQVLDKYSLNPIVLEEKVRENARRLYASYNTYDFTQKIGINPFEGLWGNFIDEGESFRKLKELAPEYRKEAWTLGLKDAGIDDSQLSYELAETFPRMRKQMPFVFDDTFRVLDQLKADYQLLLLTNGSPDLQQTKLDLTPKLAPYFDCIVVSGAFGKGKPDPAIFEHALKLLSVQKSEAVMVGDNLMTDILGASRAGITSVWVNRTKKKQQEVTPDFEIADLEGLLPVINSLKID
- a CDS encoding 3-hydroxybutyrate dehydrogenase, with the protein product MFVDDKVVFITGAASGIGHEIGVEFAKNNAKVVFSDINEEKLQEVTEKLTKAGCDCFGITCDVTNEEQLTNAIDQSVEKYGRLDILINNAGLQHIAPIEEFPTEKFELITKIMLVAPFTAIKHAFPIMKKQGYGRIINMASINGVIGFAGKAAYNSAKHGLIGLTKVAALEGAEDGITVNAMCPGYVDTPLVRNQLEDLANSRNVSLEKVLEEVIYPLVPQKRLLEVQEIADYTMYLTSDKAKGVTGQAVLLDGGYTAQ